The proteins below are encoded in one region of Carettochelys insculpta isolate YL-2023 chromosome 32, ASM3395843v1, whole genome shotgun sequence:
- the LOC142005036 gene encoding olfactory receptor 12D1-like, with protein MENQMEVSEFILTGLTDLQGMEDFLFTLFLLLYVATLLGNGAMVAMVLAEPRLHTPMYFFLGNLSCLDFCYCTVTVPKMLAGFFSGHQTISLAGCLAQLHFFHFLGSSEAVLLAVMAYDRYVAICNPLRYRLVMSPRACLLLAVSTWATGFLHALMHTIMTSQLHFRGHKNIHHFFCDIKPLLSLACDSTRLNLTLLNIITGGIVVIPCVLTLLSYLYIISFLLLKVQSRESRRKAFSTCASHLTVVSLFYGAAILTYAPPSSGESPQWDMVIVLLYSVVTPALNPVIYTLRNKEVQAALRKILHRRFFLDGV; from the coding sequence ATGGAGAACCAGATGGAGGTGAGTGAATTCATCCTCACGGGCCTGACTGACCTCCAGGGGATGGAGGACTTTCTATTCACGCTCTTCCTGCTGCTCTACGTGGCCACCCTTCTGGGCAACGGGGCCATGGTGGCCATGGTGCTGGCCGAGCCCcggctccacacccccatgtactttttCCTCGGGAATCTCTCCTGCCTGGACTTCTGCTACTGCACGGTCACAGTGCCCAAGATGCTGGCTGGCTTCTTCTCGGGGCATCAGACCATCTCCTTGGCcggctgcctggcccagctccactTCTTCCACTTCCTGGGCAGCAGCGAGGCCGTGCTGCTGGCcgtcatggcctatgaccgctacgtggccatctgcaaCCCACTGCGATACAGGCTGGTCATGAGCCCACGGgcctgcctgctcctggcagTGTCTACCTGGGCCACCGGCTTCCTGCACGCCCTGATGCACACGATTATGACCTCCCAGCTGCACTTCCGTGGCCACAAAAatatccaccacttcttctgtgacatcaagcccctgctgagcctggccTGTGACAGCACCCGCCTCAACCTGACCCTGCTCAACATAATCACGGGGGGCATCGTGGTCATTCCCTGTGTGCTCACACTGCTCTCCTACCTCTACATCATCTCCTTCCTGCTTCTGAAGGTGCAGTCGCGGGAAAGCCGGAGaaaggccttctccacctgcgcCTCCCACCTCACCGTGGTGTCGCTCTTCTATGGAGCCGCCATCTTGACCTACGCGCCCCCGTCCTCCGGGGAATCCCCCCAGTGGGACATGGTGATCGTTCTCCTCTACAGCGTGGTCACTCCCGCCCTGAACCCCGTCATCTACACCCTGCGGAACAAGGAGGTGCAGGCGGCTCTGAGGAAAATCCTGCACCGAAGGTTCTTCCTGGATGGGGTGTGA
- the LOC142004926 gene encoding olfactory receptor 10A4-like, producing the protein MSSIDSPTLKVLRVTRSARTPDENQTISDVLILVGFSYLNKLQILLFLLLLVIYLATLMWNLLVILLIKLNPSLHTPMYFFLVNLSFLDICFTTSMVPQLLVHLLVEEKTISIVGCAAQMCVITTMGMTECCLLAVMAYDRYVAIRHPLHYTTIMSSRVSALLAGASWFISISVEIAQTTWTFSLPFCGSNRIHHFFCNFPPVLEMACANTSKNVVVGLTVTVVFILGPFLLIVLSYVRIVSTILKLPSAEGRSKVFSTCSSHLMVVTLFYGTALITFLVPKSSASLERDQVISLLNIIVAPMLNPIIYTLRNKEVKGALRRAVEKSLFHTA; encoded by the exons ATGAGCAGCATCGACAGCCCCACACTGAAGGTGCTGAGG GTGACCCGTTCTGCAAGAACCCCTGATgagaaccagaccatctccgacGTCCTTATCTTGGTCGGGTTTTCGTATCTCaacaagctgcaaatccttctctttctgctgcttttgGTCATCTACTTGGCCACCCTGATGTggaacctgctggttatcctgctgataaagctgaacccctccctccacactcccatgtatttcttcctggtgaacctgtctttcTTGGATATCTGCTTCACTACGAgtatggtccctcagctgctggttcaCCTCCTGGTCGAAGAAAAAACCATCTCCATTGTGGGTTGTGCAGCCCAGATGTGCGTCATCACCACCATGGGCATGACagaatgctgcctcctcgcagtcatggcctacgaccgctatgtggccatacgtcaccccctgcactacacaaccatcatgagcagcCGGGTGAGTGCTCTGCTTGCAGGTGCTTCGTGGTTCATCAGCATCTCGGTAGAAATCGCTCAGACCACATGGaccttcagcctgcccttctgtggctccaaccgcatccaccacttcttctgcaACTTCCCACCAGTTTTGGAAATGGCATGTGCCAACACATCAAAGAATGTGGTTGTAGGCCTTACGGTGACAGTTGTGTTCATTCTGGGCCCTTTCCTGTTAATAgtcctgtcctacgtccgcattgtctccaccatcctcaagctgccatccgCAGAGGGAAGGAGTAAagtcttctccacctgctcctcccacctcatggtggtgactttgttctatggaacggccctcatcACCTTCCTCGTGCCCAAGTCCAGTGCCAGCCTGGAGAGAGATCAAGTGATTTCTCTGTTGAACATAATTGTTGCACCAATGCTGAACCCCATaatatacactctgaggaacaaagaggtgaagggagcctTGAGAAGAGCAGTGGAGAAGAGCCTCTTTCATACAGCCTGA
- the LOC142004927 gene encoding olfactory receptor 10A4-like, with the protein MACADTSKNEIMVFTVSVEFSLGPFLLILLSYICIFSTILQLPSGKGRRKAFSTCCSHLTMVTLFYGTALITYLLPKSSSSLESDQMISLMNTMVIYSENNPGENKTTSEMLILVGFSYLANLQSLLFFGLLVIYLVILMGNLLVIFLIKLNPSLHTPMYFFLVNLSASEICFTSSVVPQLLAHLLVEEKTLSIAGCAAQLCVFTTMGLTECSLLAAMAYDRYVAICHPLQYTTILSSQVCALLAGASWFIGLSAEVAVTIWIFSLPFCGSSRIPHFFCDIPPVLKMACVDTSQIKILGFFVTVLFIMSPFLLILLSYLCIISTILKLPSAEGRRKAFCTCSSHLMVVTLFYGTALSTYLVPKSSSTTDNDLLISLLNTIVSPVLNPIIYTLRNAEVKGALRSTVVKGIFSHSRRNPRLKSRDS; encoded by the exons ATGGCATGCGCCGACACCTCCAAAAATGAGATTATGGTATTTACTGTGTCAGTTGAGTTCAGCCTGGGCCCTTTCTTGTTGATCCTCCTGTCCTACATCTGCATTTTCTCCACCATCCTCCAGCTGCCATCAGGGAAGGGAAGGCgaaaagccttctccacctgctgctcccacctcacCATGGTGACTTtgttctatggaacggccctcatcacctacctgttGCCCAAGTCTAGCTCCAGCCTGGAGAGTGATCAAATGATTTCCCTGATGAACACAATG GTGATCTATTCTGAGAACAACCCTGGAGAGAACAAGACCACCTCGGAGATGctcatcctggtggggttctcgtaccttgCCAACCTCCAAAGTCTCCTGTTTTTTGGGCTTCTGGTTATTTATTTGGTCatcctgatggggaacctgctggttatcTTCCTGATAAAGctaaacccctccctccacacccccatgtatttcttcctggtgaacctgtctgcctcggaaatctgcttcaccagcagtgtggtccctcagctgctggctcacctcctggtggaggaaaagaccctGTCCATtgcaggctgtgcagcccagTTGTGTGTCTTCACCACCATGGGCCTCACGGAATGCAGCCTCCTGGcagccatggcctatgaccgctacgtggccatatgtcacccttTGCAGTACACAACTATCTTGAGCAGCcaggtgtgtgctctgctcgcaGGGGCTTCATGGTTCATTGGCCTCTCAGCAGAAGTAGCTGTGACCATatggatcttcagcctgcccttctgtggctccagccgcatcccccacttcttctgtgacatcccACCAGTGCTGAAGATGGCTTGCGTGGACACATCTCAGATTAAGATTTTAGGCTTCTTTGTGACAGTGCTGTTCATCATGAGCCCTTTTTTATTGATCCTCCTGTCCTACCtctgcattatctccaccatcctcaagctgccgtcagcagagggaaggcgtaaagccttctgcacctgctcctcccacctcatggtggtgactttgttctatggaacggccctttccacctacctggtgcccaagTCGAGCTCCACCACAGACAACGACCTGCTGATTTCTCTCTTGAACACAATTGTCTCCCCAGTgctgaaccccataatttacactctgaggaatgCTGAGGTGAAGGGAGCCCTGAGAAGCACAGTGGTGAAGGGCATCTTTTCACACAGCCGGAGAAATCCAAGACTGAAGAGTAGAGATAGTTAA